From the genome of Flavobacterium luteolum, one region includes:
- a CDS encoding polysaccharide lyase gives MKNSALFIASSLLFLGSAKCFAQYPKISPEVQAQEKAIKEEAQRLSDEAWTKALVVIEEEAKHGKPYIPWAARPTDLPQAEIPAFPGAEGGGMYTFGGRGGKVYTVTSLEDRGPGTLREACEQGGARIIVFNVAGIIRLKSPLIIRAPYITIAGQTAPGDGVCIAGESTWIDTHDVIIRHVRFRRGETFVGRRDDAIGGNPVGNIMIDHVSATWGLDENMSIYRHMYNPGPGYPDIKVGTVNITIQNSLFGEALDTYNHAFGSTLGGENCSFMRNMWANNAGRNPSIGWNGIFNFVNNVVFNWYNRSTDGGDYTANYNIINNFYKPGPVTDLTQPISYRILKPESGRSKLPYMVFGRAYVNGNVVNGNEKVTKDNWDGGIQLENKKGELMTYDEAKEYFSKMKVDKAFPMPWFNKFMTAEESYEFVLKNVGATLPIRDKVDERIVRTVKTGVPEYAKGLEKKTFYQFEHRRLPMDSYKKGIITDVSQVGGYPEYKGKPYVDTDKDGMPDAWEKKYGLNPNDPSDAQGDLNGDGYSNIEDYINGVNPAIKVDWKDLANNKETLVRPLLDLK, from the coding sequence ATGAAAAATTCCGCATTATTTATCGCATCATCTCTGCTTTTTTTAGGAAGTGCAAAATGTTTTGCTCAATATCCGAAGATTAGTCCAGAAGTTCAGGCTCAGGAAAAAGCGATCAAAGAAGAAGCTCAAAGACTTTCTGATGAAGCATGGACAAAAGCTTTAGTAGTTATTGAAGAAGAAGCAAAACATGGAAAACCTTATATTCCGTGGGCTGCAAGACCTACTGATTTACCTCAGGCAGAAATTCCAGCTTTTCCAGGTGCTGAAGGTGGTGGAATGTACACATTCGGAGGACGTGGCGGAAAAGTTTACACGGTAACAAGTCTAGAAGACCGTGGACCTGGAACTTTACGTGAAGCCTGTGAACAAGGAGGAGCGAGAATAATAGTGTTTAATGTTGCTGGAATTATCAGATTAAAAAGTCCGTTGATTATTCGTGCGCCTTACATTACAATTGCAGGTCAGACTGCTCCTGGTGATGGTGTTTGTATTGCTGGAGAATCAACTTGGATTGATACGCATGACGTAATTATCAGACACGTGCGTTTCCGTCGTGGAGAAACTTTCGTAGGACGTCGTGACGATGCTATTGGAGGAAATCCTGTTGGAAATATTATGATCGATCACGTTTCTGCAACTTGGGGATTAGACGAAAATATGTCAATTTACAGACACATGTACAATCCAGGGCCAGGTTACCCAGATATCAAAGTTGGAACGGTAAATATTACAATCCAAAACAGTTTATTCGGAGAAGCTCTTGATACTTACAATCACGCTTTCGGAAGTACTTTAGGAGGAGAAAACTGTTCTTTCATGAGAAATATGTGGGCAAACAATGCAGGAAGAAACCCTTCTATTGGTTGGAACGGAATTTTCAACTTCGTTAATAACGTAGTTTTCAACTGGTACAACAGATCTACAGATGGCGGAGATTATACTGCTAATTACAATATCATCAACAACTTCTATAAACCAGGTCCAGTAACCGATTTAACACAGCCAATCAGCTACAGAATTTTAAAACCAGAATCAGGAAGAAGCAAATTGCCTTACATGGTTTTTGGTAGAGCTTATGTAAACGGAAACGTTGTTAATGGAAACGAAAAAGTGACTAAAGACAACTGGGATGGTGGAATTCAGTTAGAGAATAAAAAAGGGGAATTAATGACGTATGATGAAGCAAAAGAATACTTCTCTAAAATGAAAGTAGATAAAGCTTTCCCGATGCCTTGGTTCAACAAATTCATGACTGCTGAAGAGTCTTATGAATTCGTTCTTAAAAATGTTGGAGCTACTTTGCCAATTAGAGATAAAGTGGATGAAAGAATCGTAAGAACAGTAAAAACGGGAGTTCCTGAGTATGCTAAAGGATTAGAGAAAAAGACTTTCTACCAATTCGAACACAGACGTTTGCCTATGGATTCTTATAAAAAAGGAATTATTACAGATGTTTCTCAAGTTGGAGGATATCCAGAATACAAAGGAAAACCTTATGTAGATACAGACAAAGACGGAATGCCAGATGCATGGGAGAAAAAATACGGTTTAAACCCGAACGATCCATCTGATGCACAAGGAGATTTAAACGGAGACGGATATTCTAATATTGAGGATTACATCAATGGTGTAAATCCTGCGATAAAAGTAGACTGGAAAGATTTAGCTAATAACAAAGAAACATTAGTTAGACCTTTATTAGATTTAAAATAA
- a CDS encoding RagB/SusD family nutrient uptake outer membrane protein, with product MKLRINSILTLVVLLIVSASCSDNFLEDKKNFGQIDDSFYQSQERTNWYINNLYYDFFYAYKSPQATFVGQYTDAYSRLTEEIGGITDLVNPTKTLINSDDATNYFGTKLEDKIKNEPYNRIRDCNSFLEDVDVKGSTLDKTFRDRAKGQVYYLRAIQYFDLMRMYGGVPLVTSTQGASSTDEAIKLPRASVTEVVKQIVADLDMAASLLPGNWPDAGADYGRFTKGAALAQKARVLLTYASPLFNKNWDGSTERWEAALQAGLAAEAQLTADGYGLYGTNAKQWNDMFTLEGFNKEAIVVQLLGNGATLSVSNNNSWEKAMRLVSQGGTGAFEAPKEMIDLFPMSDGKRPTAANGYDPFLFFKKRDPRFYRTFAFSGMKWGYAENANSVAWSYRWLDSADKDKPYFSDNNQENSPAYVRKMSNVTASNATNFQYSVTNIIEYRYAELLLNIAECYAAKGDIGNAVNYIGKVRARVGIPAADNYGIGILADKYAAIAACLYERRVELAYEGKRFWDVQRWMLYSDEALPGINGGTVSKLGLTPINGTQRTGYYLQYNKTASKTDPLTSARASISVDPDAANFSTQIDALATFYTTNFTFTNLLTPLDNVNNAAAQIKFNPNYYIMGLQTSILTQNTWLQQTVGWNGGTAGTFNYQE from the coding sequence ATGAAACTAAGAATAAACTCAATATTAACTCTTGTAGTATTACTTATAGTTAGTGCTTCATGTAGTGACAATTTTCTTGAGGACAAGAAAAATTTTGGACAAATTGATGATTCATTTTATCAAAGTCAAGAGCGTACAAATTGGTATATAAACAATTTATATTACGACTTTTTCTATGCGTATAAATCTCCGCAGGCAACTTTTGTTGGTCAATACACAGATGCATACTCTAGATTAACTGAAGAAATAGGAGGGATTACAGACCTTGTAAATCCAACCAAGACATTAATAAATTCTGATGATGCTACAAATTATTTTGGAACCAAATTAGAAGATAAAATTAAAAACGAGCCTTACAATCGTATTAGAGACTGTAATAGTTTCTTAGAAGATGTTGATGTAAAAGGATCTACTTTAGATAAAACATTTCGTGATCGTGCAAAAGGTCAGGTATATTATTTAAGAGCAATTCAGTATTTTGATTTAATGCGTATGTATGGTGGTGTACCTCTTGTTACTTCAACACAAGGAGCATCTTCTACAGATGAAGCAATAAAATTACCAAGAGCTTCTGTTACTGAAGTAGTAAAACAAATTGTAGCAGATTTAGATATGGCAGCTTCATTATTGCCGGGTAACTGGCCAGATGCAGGTGCAGATTATGGACGTTTTACAAAAGGAGCTGCTTTAGCACAAAAAGCAAGAGTATTGTTAACATACGCTAGCCCATTGTTTAATAAAAACTGGGATGGTTCTACAGAAAGATGGGAGGCTGCATTACAAGCTGGTTTAGCTGCAGAAGCTCAATTGACTGCTGATGGTTATGGTTTATATGGAACCAATGCTAAACAATGGAATGATATGTTTACATTGGAAGGATTTAATAAAGAAGCAATTGTAGTGCAATTATTAGGAAACGGAGCAACACTTTCTGTTAGTAATAACAATTCATGGGAAAAAGCGATGCGTTTAGTTAGCCAAGGTGGTACTGGAGCATTTGAAGCACCAAAAGAAATGATTGACTTGTTTCCAATGTCTGATGGAAAAAGACCAACAGCTGCAAATGGGTACGATCCGTTCTTATTCTTTAAAAAACGTGATCCTAGATTTTACAGAACATTTGCTTTCTCTGGAATGAAATGGGGATATGCAGAAAATGCAAATAGTGTAGCTTGGTCTTACCGTTGGTTAGATTCTGCAGATAAAGATAAACCATATTTTAGTGATAACAATCAAGAAAATAGCCCTGCTTACGTAAGAAAAATGTCGAATGTTACGGCATCAAATGCTACTAATTTCCAATATTCTGTAACTAATATTATCGAGTATCGTTATGCGGAGTTATTATTGAATATTGCTGAATGTTATGCTGCAAAAGGCGACATTGGTAATGCAGTGAATTACATTGGAAAAGTTAGAGCTCGTGTAGGAATTCCAGCTGCTGATAACTACGGAATTGGTATTTTAGCTGATAAATATGCTGCGATTGCGGCTTGTTTATATGAGCGTAGAGTGGAATTAGCTTACGAAGGAAAGCGTTTCTGGGATGTACAACGTTGGATGCTTTATAGCGACGAAGCTCTTCCAGGAATTAACGGAGGTACAGTTTCTAAATTAGGTTTGACGCCAATTAATGGTACACAACGTACAGGTTATTATTTACAGTATAATAAAACAGCTAGTAAAACAGATCCGTTGACTAGTGCACGTGCATCAATTAGTGTAGATCCAGATGCAGCGAATTTTAGTACTCAAATTGATGCTTTAGCAACTTTTTATACTACTAATTTCACATTCACAAATTTATTGACTCCTTTGGATAACGTAAATAATGCTGCTGCTCAAATTAAGTTTAACCCAAATTATTACATAATGGGATTACAAACTAGTATTCTAACTCAGAATACTTGGTTACAGCAAACAGTTGGATGGAACGGCGGAACTGCAGGAACATTCAACTACCAAGAATAA
- a CDS encoding SusC/RagA family TonB-linked outer membrane protein, whose product MKQALIKRCSFLLFTLMSVLSYAQSNQVTVTGAVTDNLSGLLPGVNVTEKSTKNTVTTDFNGKYQIKVKPGATLVFSFIGMKKLEIAINGRTVVDAKLAEDSNELQNIVVVGYGTQKKEKLTGAIATINAADVQDLPVSNLSDALKGLVPGLAVIDGGGRPGDAASLQIRQTFSFSKDGGFNTPLIVIDDMVQVDPVSGFPTLDAFNRLDPSEIESITVLKDASAAIYGSRASQGAIVVKTKRGKAGVTKFSYYSQFAVNDAVSHSKTMSAYEYGLWSNRFLSVKNLSNNGVGYFSDAELEQMKGLNYDWLKEAWKPATQDKHTLTVTGGNEKMTYFAGLNYFTQGANLGKQDYQKWNFRTGINAKISNSLDFSAAIATNSGDIEKSFTKASANINDSSYGSIAGGGEQADYGYLLHMPKYIPWETVVDGKDYYMSPFPKTTRNLGSANANTTIAGWNYFATLNNGSKQVSDDFSYNVNMSLNYKVPFVKGLSLKGTFARTESTGYTEQVQLPFDLARIKNYELQDRHLASAAVPTTASTGNYQIDTNVRNSRVYYNTSLSRNNQTNFFANYARVFGNHDVSGMVGMERTEAEYRTTRLAYEGTGKDYAGTYQTAGTISPNSINTKGESGTLSYLGRFNYSYKSRYLLEFLFRSDASTKFAPENYWGFFPSVQAGWIMSKEDWFTKALPGIDFLKLRYSIGKTGKDNVQAWRWMQYYDVIVDKGSVFGTGATGGSLGGGVTPKVNPNRNVGWDTTIKNNIGLDVNVLKNRLQINTDFYYDRTTDMLTNMAGAVGVPISVGGGFAEQNYAAVDAWGLEVSLNWSDKIKDDFSYNVGVNFGYSDNKVKKYPDQALQHPSFNVTQTGSSSFFPYWGFKTWGGTSTGDGILRTDEDIANYWAYLSERAAAAGTTPSFNKITTMAGMVKGMLAYEDVGGAFDPATGKQAGPDGRIDKNLDYQKLVNANRTYGFTTNLGMKYKGFYARTQISTSWGGFRELDVVKQGTATAHNMWAHESYWTDMYGPDNVNGKYPNLALYDDELVGAPSNFWQLNNFRCFVRNLTVGYGLPKDVLNKLNISSLAIGVTGNNLWDFYNPYPNHYRNMYDSSYDTYPTLRTWSVNLSVSF is encoded by the coding sequence ATGAAACAAGCACTTATAAAAAGATGTAGTTTTCTTTTGTTTACACTGATGAGTGTATTGAGTTATGCTCAAAGTAATCAAGTTACAGTAACAGGAGCTGTTACCGATAATTTATCTGGTCTTCTTCCTGGAGTAAACGTAACTGAGAAATCTACAAAGAATACAGTTACAACAGATTTTAATGGTAAGTATCAAATTAAAGTAAAACCTGGCGCTACTTTGGTGTTTTCATTTATAGGAATGAAAAAATTAGAAATTGCGATTAATGGGCGTACTGTAGTAGATGCTAAATTAGCTGAAGATTCAAACGAACTTCAAAATATAGTTGTTGTAGGTTACGGTACTCAGAAAAAAGAAAAACTTACTGGGGCAATTGCAACGATTAATGCTGCAGATGTTCAAGATTTACCAGTTTCTAACTTATCTGATGCTTTGAAAGGATTAGTTCCTGGATTAGCTGTTATAGATGGAGGAGGACGTCCAGGTGATGCTGCTTCTTTACAGATTCGTCAAACTTTCAGCTTTTCTAAAGATGGAGGATTCAATACACCATTAATTGTTATTGATGATATGGTGCAGGTAGATCCTGTATCGGGTTTCCCTACCTTAGATGCTTTTAACCGTTTAGATCCTTCTGAGATAGAAAGTATTACCGTATTAAAAGATGCTTCGGCAGCTATTTATGGTTCTCGTGCTTCTCAAGGTGCAATCGTTGTAAAAACTAAAAGAGGTAAAGCTGGTGTTACTAAGTTTTCATACTATAGCCAGTTTGCAGTAAATGATGCTGTGAGCCATAGTAAAACTATGAGCGCTTATGAGTACGGACTTTGGTCAAATAGATTTCTATCAGTTAAAAATTTAAGCAACAATGGAGTAGGTTATTTTTCTGATGCTGAATTGGAGCAAATGAAAGGCTTAAATTATGATTGGTTAAAAGAGGCTTGGAAACCTGCAACTCAAGATAAACATACTTTGACTGTTACTGGAGGTAATGAAAAAATGACCTATTTTGCTGGTCTTAACTATTTTACTCAAGGAGCAAACTTAGGTAAGCAGGATTATCAAAAATGGAATTTCAGAACTGGTATTAATGCGAAAATTTCTAATTCATTAGATTTTTCTGCAGCAATTGCTACCAATTCTGGAGATATAGAAAAATCATTTACAAAAGCTTCGGCTAATATTAATGATAGCAGTTACGGAAGTATTGCTGGTGGAGGAGAGCAAGCAGATTACGGTTATTTGCTACATATGCCAAAATATATTCCTTGGGAAACTGTAGTGGACGGAAAAGATTACTATATGTCTCCTTTTCCTAAAACTACTAGAAACTTAGGAAGTGCAAATGCAAATACAACAATTGCAGGATGGAACTATTTTGCAACTTTAAACAATGGTTCTAAACAAGTTTCGGATGATTTCTCATACAACGTGAACATGTCTTTGAACTATAAAGTTCCTTTTGTAAAAGGACTATCTCTTAAAGGTACTTTTGCAAGAACAGAAAGCACTGGATATACAGAACAAGTTCAGTTGCCATTTGATTTAGCTAGAATTAAAAATTACGAACTTCAAGATCGTCACTTAGCTAGTGCAGCTGTTCCAACAACTGCTTCTACAGGAAATTATCAAATTGATACTAACGTTCGTAACTCTCGTGTGTACTATAACACTTCTCTTAGCAGAAATAATCAAACTAACTTTTTTGCAAATTATGCTAGAGTATTTGGTAATCATGATGTTAGTGGTATGGTTGGTATGGAGCGTACAGAGGCTGAATACAGAACAACACGTTTAGCGTATGAAGGTACAGGAAAAGATTATGCTGGAACTTATCAGACAGCTGGAACAATTTCTCCAAACTCAATTAATACAAAAGGAGAATCAGGAACACTTTCTTATTTAGGTAGATTCAATTATAGCTATAAGTCTAGATATTTGTTAGAATTTCTTTTCCGTAGTGATGCTTCAACAAAATTTGCTCCTGAAAACTACTGGGGATTCTTCCCTTCTGTTCAGGCTGGATGGATTATGTCTAAAGAAGATTGGTTTACTAAAGCATTGCCAGGCATAGATTTTCTTAAACTTCGTTATTCTATTGGTAAAACTGGTAAAGATAACGTACAGGCTTGGAGATGGATGCAGTACTATGATGTTATAGTTGATAAAGGTTCTGTGTTTGGAACTGGTGCTACTGGTGGATCTTTAGGAGGTGGTGTTACTCCAAAAGTTAATCCAAACAGAAATGTCGGTTGGGATACAACAATCAAAAATAACATTGGACTTGATGTTAATGTATTGAAAAATAGATTACAAATTAATACTGACTTTTATTATGACAGAACAACAGATATGTTAACCAACATGGCAGGTGCTGTTGGGGTGCCAATTTCAGTTGGTGGTGGTTTTGCTGAACAAAATTATGCTGCTGTTGATGCTTGGGGACTTGAGGTGAGTTTGAACTGGAGTGATAAAATCAAAGATGATTTTAGTTATAATGTTGGAGTAAACTTTGGATACTCAGATAATAAAGTAAAAAAATATCCAGACCAAGCTTTACAACATCCATCATTTAATGTAACGCAAACAGGGTCTTCTTCTTTCTTCCCATACTGGGGATTCAAAACTTGGGGCGGAACATCTACAGGAGACGGAATTTTACGTACAGATGAAGATATTGCAAACTACTGGGCTTATCTATCAGAAAGAGCGGCTGCGGCTGGAACAACACCAAGCTTCAATAAAATTACAACTATGGCTGGAATGGTTAAAGGTATGTTAGCTTATGAAGATGTTGGTGGAGCATTTGATCCTGCAACTGGTAAACAAGCAGGACCTGATGGAAGAATCGATAAAAATTTAGATTATCAGAAATTAGTAAATGCAAATAGAACTTATGGTTTTACTACTAATTTAGGTATGAAATATAAAGGATTTTACGCTAGAACTCAAATTTCTACATCTTGGGGTGGATTCCGTGAACTTGATGTAGTAAAACAAGGAACTGCAACAGCACACAACATGTGGGCTCACGAAAGCTATTGGACAGATATGTACGGTCCTGATAATGTAAATGGTAAATATCCTAACTTGGCATTATATGATGATGAGTTGGTTGGTGCTCCTTCAAACTTCTGGCAATTAAATAATTTCCGTTGTTTTGTTCGTAACTTAACTGTAGGTTATGGTTTACCAAAAGACGTTTTAAATAAATTAAATATCAGCAGTTTAGCAATTGGTGTAACTGGAAATAATCTTTGGGATTTCTACAATCCATATCCTAATCATTATCGCAATATGTATGATTCATCGTATGATACTTATCCAACTTTGAGAACTTGGTCTGTTAACTTAAGTGTATCATTCTAA
- a CDS encoding pectinesterase family protein, whose translation MKYILTLFLITTLSLSAQTVDNKLALTVAQDGSGDFKTIQEAVNNVKDNSEIRVVITIKPGKYVEKLEIPISKSFITLKGIDRNKTIISFDDYSGKPLREPDPSGKKEFGTSTSYSFLIKGNDCRLEDLTVENTAGRVGQAVALHIKSDRVVVKNCNLLGNQDTLYLSEGNTRTYFDNCFINGTTDFIFGAATAYFYKCTIESLINSYITAASTPQGQAYGFVFADCKLIANDKSVDKVFLGRPWRPYAQTVFINTDIGSHIIPEGWNAWIDTRFPDKDKTAYYAEFGSKGSSAKNISQRVSWSHQLKKEDLKKYNRDLVLNGWDPNK comes from the coding sequence ATGAAATACATTCTAACCTTATTTTTAATTACAACACTTTCTTTATCAGCTCAAACGGTCGATAACAAATTAGCATTAACCGTTGCTCAAGATGGTTCTGGTGATTTTAAAACCATTCAGGAAGCGGTAAATAATGTCAAAGACAATTCAGAAATACGAGTTGTAATAACAATAAAGCCAGGGAAGTATGTTGAGAAATTGGAAATTCCGATTTCAAAATCCTTTATCACTTTAAAAGGAATTGATAGAAACAAAACCATAATTTCATTTGATGATTATTCTGGGAAACCGCTTCGCGAACCAGATCCATCGGGTAAAAAAGAATTCGGAACTTCAACTTCTTATTCTTTTTTAATTAAAGGAAATGATTGCAGACTAGAAGACCTTACTGTCGAAAACACAGCTGGAAGAGTAGGGCAGGCAGTGGCGCTTCACATAAAGAGTGATAGAGTTGTGGTGAAAAACTGTAATCTTTTAGGAAATCAGGATACGCTTTATCTATCTGAAGGAAATACACGAACCTACTTTGATAACTGTTTCATCAACGGTACAACCGATTTTATATTCGGAGCTGCAACGGCTTATTTTTATAAATGTACAATTGAAAGTTTAATCAATTCATATATCACAGCAGCTTCAACTCCGCAAGGGCAAGCTTATGGTTTTGTTTTTGCTGATTGTAAGCTTATTGCAAATGACAAATCAGTAGACAAAGTATTTTTAGGAAGACCTTGGAGACCTTACGCACAAACTGTTTTCATTAATACTGATATTGGTTCGCATATTATTCCAGAAGGATGGAATGCGTGGATCGATACTCGTTTTCCTGATAAAGATAAAACAGCTTATTATGCAGAATTTGGAAGTAAAGGTTCGAGTGCAAAAAATATTTCTCAGCGAGTATCATGGTCACATCAATTGAAAAAAGAAGATCTTAAAAAATACAATCGAGATTTAGTTTTAAACGGATGGGATCCGAATAAATAG
- a CDS encoding aceric acid hydrolase, with protein sequence MKKNIIISSLFLSTVIFAQNKGLVANSESPYSKLQSVGLQDVKWTNGFWKEQFDVETKNTLPYMWDLYHNDEISHAYKNFEIAAGLSKGTFKGPSFHDGDFYKIFEGMAATYAVTKDKKLDAEMDKAIALFAKVQRKDGYIHTPVLIDERWGTLGPEEVKKQLGFEKYNMGHLMTAACIHYRATGKTNFLNIAKGVADFLYDFYKKASPELARNAICPSHYMGIVEMYRTTKNPKYLELANNLIDIRGTTNDGTDDNQDRVPFRQQTTAMGHAVRANYLYAGVADLYAETGEKKLLDNLESIWDDVTYRKMYITGGCGSLYDGVSPDGTSYDPTVVQKIHQAYGRPFQLPNATAHTETCANIGNVLWNWRMLQITGDAKYADIVELALYNSVLSGMDLDGEKFLYNNPLNVSNDLPFHQRWGNEREGYIALSNCCAPNVTRTIAEVGNYAYNISKEGLYVNLYGSNQLKTKSLNGEEIEIEQQTNYPWDGKITLKIVKAPKDLQNFFLRIPGWSQNAEVSVNNSKITDKIDAGTYLKLNQKWKKGDVIELNLPMPVELMEANPLVEEVKNQIAVKRGPLVYCLESDQLPAKISVNDVALNLKSKFTTNNFILNNRNLVSIDAEANINSNNSWNKSLYKPLSSKNEDTVQVKLIPYFAWGNKGKGEMTVWMSH encoded by the coding sequence ATGAAAAAGAACATCATCATATCCTCTTTATTTCTTTCGACCGTAATCTTTGCACAAAACAAAGGTTTGGTTGCAAATTCAGAAAGTCCGTATTCAAAATTGCAAAGCGTAGGCTTGCAAGACGTAAAATGGACAAACGGTTTTTGGAAAGAACAATTTGATGTAGAAACCAAAAATACGTTGCCGTATATGTGGGATTTGTATCATAACGATGAGATTTCGCATGCTTACAAAAACTTCGAAATTGCAGCAGGTTTAAGCAAAGGAACTTTTAAAGGGCCTTCGTTTCATGATGGTGATTTCTACAAAATTTTTGAAGGAATGGCGGCAACGTATGCCGTAACAAAAGATAAAAAACTAGATGCCGAAATGGATAAGGCTATTGCGCTTTTCGCGAAAGTACAGCGCAAAGACGGTTATATTCATACGCCGGTTTTAATTGATGAACGCTGGGGAACTTTAGGCCCAGAAGAAGTGAAAAAACAATTGGGTTTTGAGAAATACAATATGGGACATTTAATGACTGCAGCTTGTATTCATTATCGTGCCACAGGAAAAACAAATTTCCTGAATATCGCAAAAGGTGTTGCTGATTTCTTGTATGATTTCTATAAAAAAGCTTCACCAGAATTGGCTCGAAATGCCATTTGTCCGTCTCATTATATGGGAATTGTCGAAATGTATAGAACGACCAAAAATCCGAAATACTTAGAATTGGCTAATAATCTAATTGATATTAGAGGAACTACAAACGACGGAACCGATGATAATCAGGATAGAGTTCCGTTTAGACAGCAAACAACTGCAATGGGGCACGCTGTAAGAGCAAATTACCTTTATGCTGGAGTTGCCGATTTATATGCCGAAACAGGTGAAAAAAAATTGTTAGACAATTTAGAATCCATTTGGGATGATGTAACGTATCGTAAAATGTACATTACGGGAGGTTGTGGTTCTTTATACGATGGAGTTTCGCCAGACGGAACTTCTTATGATCCAACTGTAGTACAGAAAATTCACCAAGCCTACGGAAGACCTTTTCAATTGCCAAATGCAACGGCTCATACCGAAACCTGTGCTAATATTGGAAATGTGTTATGGAACTGGAGAATGCTTCAAATTACGGGAGATGCTAAATATGCTGACATCGTTGAATTAGCATTGTACAACAGTGTGCTTTCGGGAATGGATCTAGATGGGGAAAAATTCTTGTATAACAATCCGCTGAATGTTTCTAATGATTTACCGTTTCACCAGAGATGGGGAAATGAACGTGAAGGTTATATCGCATTATCCAACTGTTGTGCACCAAACGTAACGAGAACAATTGCCGAAGTTGGAAATTACGCTTACAATATTTCGAAAGAAGGTTTGTATGTCAATTTATACGGAAGTAATCAGTTGAAAACAAAATCTTTGAATGGTGAAGAAATCGAGATCGAACAACAGACCAATTATCCTTGGGACGGAAAAATAACGTTGAAAATTGTAAAAGCTCCAAAAGATTTACAAAATTTCTTTTTAAGAATTCCGGGCTGGAGTCAGAATGCTGAAGTTTCTGTTAATAATTCGAAAATTACAGATAAGATCGATGCTGGAACCTATTTGAAATTAAACCAAAAATGGAAAAAAGGAGATGTGATTGAATTGAATCTTCCAATGCCAGTTGAGTTAATGGAAGCGAATCCGTTGGTTGAAGAAGTAAAAAATCAGATAGCTGTAAAAAGAGGGCCATTAGTTTACTGTTTAGAATCAGATCAGCTTCCTGCGAAAATAAGTGTAAATGATGTGGCTTTAAATTTGAAATCGAAATTTACAACAAACAATTTCATATTGAATAATAGAAATTTAGTTAGTATTGATGCTGAAGCTAATATAAATTCTAACAATTCATGGAATAAATCTTTATACAAACCGCTTTCTTCTAAAAATGAGGATACTGTACAAGTAAAATTGATTCCGTATTTTGCATGGGGAAATAAAGGAAAAGGCGAAATGACGGTTTGGATGTCGCACTAA